The nucleotide window TGTACTCGCATATGCGCTTTACCCGAAAGTATTTGAGCAATATATTGACGCTGTAAATTCATTCGGCGATGTTTCTGTACTCGATACGCCTACATTCTTCTATGGGTTGAAGCTTGGTGAAGAAATTGAAGTGGAAATCGAAAAAGGAAAGACTCTGATTGTTAAGCTTGTATCAATCGGTGAACCGCAGCATGACGGAACACGCATCATTTATTTTGAACTGAACGGCCAATCCCGTGAGCTGGTAATTCAAGACTTAACGGTTGAAGTAGACGGCAGCATTGCATTGAAAGCCGATCCGGCCAACCCGAATCAAATCGGTGCAACAATGCCGGGTACTGTCCTTAAAGTTGTAGTAAATAAAGGAAGCACAGTAAAACGTGGCGAACATTTACTCATTACTGAGGCAATGAAAATGGAAACAACAGTCCAAGCCCCAAAAGACGGTATTGTAAAAGAAATCTATGCAAAAGCAGGGGACGCCATCTCAACAGGCGATCTGCTTATTGAATTAGAATAGAATACGTCTATCTGGATCAATATGAAAAGCGCCGCAAATTTGAAATTAAAAATTTGCGGCGCTTTATTTTGTTTATTGTTGAAAACCATTATTCTTATTACTGTATAAAAATCCAAATGAATTTGAAGATAAATATTGCACCCTTCCAATTTGGTTATTCCACCAAATTCCAACAAAAGAAAAAGGAAGACTGCACTTGGCAATCTCCCTTTTCTAGTAACTATCAAATCTATTCAATTTATTTCGACCTTGAAACGAGCATAATCAAATAACATAATAAACCGAATAGAAGTGTAATTAATAACGAGTGCATCAATGATACGAATAAGTGTAGTTTCAACAGGACTACAAGCATGCCGGCAATCACTTGTAAAATGACAAGTGAAAGAGCGATTGTCCAGCCCCAGAAAATGATCCGCTGATTCTTGTAGTTTCTGATAACATGGATGGCAATATAGGCAATCCAAATTACGAAGATCAGCACGGCAAAACGGTGACCCATCTGAACCCACTCATACATATTGTACGGCATCGTCATTGGCTGATCATTACGGCAGAACGGCCAGTCCGGGCAAACAAGACTCGCTTCGGTATGACGTACAAGAGCCCCTGTATAAACAACTATATATGAATATAAAGTAACGCAAATAGTATGTATTTTTAATTTCCTGCTCATGTACAATCGATCGGCATCAAACTTTTTGTCGACTTCAAATACAATCAAGGTAAGCAGCAGTACAGCCGCAAATGAGATCAATGAAATCCCGAAATGTAACGCTAAAATAAAGTCACCTTGTCCCCATAATACTTGGGCAGCCCCAATGAGTGCCTGAAGAGCAAGGAAAAATAATGCCAAAAATCCTAAAAGCTTAACTTCCCGAATATGACCTAGTGCACGCCATGTCCAAATAACGAGTATAAGGATAAAGATGGACACTGACCCTGTTACAAGACGGTGAGAAAATTCAATTAATACTTCTGTCGTAATTTCTTTCGGTATTAATGATCCGTTACAGTCAGGCCAGTTTCTTCCACAACCCAAACCGCTGTCGGTCTTTGTAACTAGTGCTCCACCTTGAAGGATGAGCAACATGCCGAGGGTAGACAAAACAGCAAACCATTTTAGAAATCTGTAATATTTTTTTTGCATAAAATGAGCTCACCTACTTTAATTTTCGCTTCGCTACAAAAAGCGTCTCTAATTGTAGATAATAGCGAATATATCTGAAAAATACAACAGTATTAAGGATTGGATTGTAAACGCAACCATTTTTTCACAAATTGTTCATAAATTCGTCTCCTTACATTCACAAATATTGGTAAAAAATACATTACTATATAGTTGTTGATATAGATTTCTGCATGTTTCGTCAAGTTTGACATGAAGTAGTTTGAAATTTCATGAAACGTCTAGAAATCCTATCCAAATTTAGATATAGTTATGTTAACGGAATATGCTTACAAATTTGAAAGGAGAAGTAAGTTATTGGACCCTTTTACCAAAATCCCGTCGAACTATAGATTATTTTAGCACAGTTATTCTTTAAGTTTTCTTGCACTTATAAGATAGAAATCGGTACTTCACATTAATGAATACTTAAAGAAGAATTGAAGTTTTCTAGATTTTTTGCTTATTTTTCTAGCAAAATAGTATAAACTAGAAGTTGGTAGTAGAATGGGATATAAGTAAAAATGTCTCAGTAATTTCAAAATCCTACTTATAGCGTAAGCGGATTTTTGTAACCGATAGCAGTGACTGCTGTCAGTATGTGAGGACTTATAATTTTCTGAGCCAAGTGAAACTTTACTCAAATATATTAGGAATTTTCCAATCGATCTGTATTACTTAACCCGATTTGAAGAACAGAAGACTAATCCATATTTGATTATAAAGGGAAGCAGCTAGTAGTGAGGCTGAAAAATCGGGATTCTTTCCAGTACAGTAATGCGCTGTACAAGAATTCACATAGACATAACCGCAGTCATGGTTACACATGAAAATACAACAAAGAAAGAGGGGTTTATTAAGCTATGATGAAAGGGCTTAAAAAATGGCGTTTATTCTCGTTATTAACAGTAATGACAGTATTCCTTTCAGCATGTGGTGAAGAGTATATCTCGACGCTTCGTCCATCTGGTCAGGTCGGTAAAGAGCAATTAAACATCTTATATTTATCCATAGCTATTATGGCGTTAGTCGTTATTGTCGTATCGACAATTTATTTAGTTGCTTTCTTTAAATTCCGCCGTTCAAAAGTTGGCGAAGACCATATGCCGAAGCAAGTGGAAGGCAGCCATACTTTAGAGGTAATTTGGACAGTTATTCCAATTATTTTATTATTAGTCTTAGCTGTTCCAACGCTGCACTATACGTATAAATTTTCAAACGTTGCTGCAATGGACGAAGTAGACGAAAGCGGTAACAATACTGCACTTACAGTAAATGTTACGGCAAAGTTATACTGGTGGGAGTTTGAATATCCAAATCAAGGAATTATTACAGCACAGGAACTGGTTGTGCCTACTGGAGAAAAAGTATACTTCAATTTAATCGCATCTGATGTTAAGCACTCATTCTGGATTCCGGCTATTGGCGGTAAGATGGATACGAACGTTGATGGTATCAACAAATTCTATTTACAGTTTGATAGAGAATCAGCCGGTTTAAATGATGGTGAAGGCGTATTCTATGGTAAATGTGCGGAGTTATGTGGTCCTTCACATGCTTTAATGGACTTCAAAGTAAAAGCACTTGAGCCGGACGCGTTCGACGCATGGGTGACTGCAATGCAGGCAACTGAAGGCGCTACAGCGGATAAAGAGTCGTCTGATTTAGGTGAAGCGACTTTCGCGAACTCGTGCTTAGGATGTCACGCAGTATCCGGAGTGGCAGGCAACGGATTAGGACCTAACTTAACAACTTTCGGCGACCGTAACCGTGTTGCTGGTTTCATGGAGCATACAGTTGAAAACACGACTGAATGGATTGTTGATCCAGAACCGTATAAACCAGGTAATACAATGACAGGTAAATACGATGTTACTCGGGAAGAAGCCCAGGCGATTGCCGAGTATTTAATGACATTATCAGTTGAAAAGTAATTAACACATTAGAGAGAAACATTGAAGGAGGTTAAAGGTGTGAGCTCTGTTACACAGAAAAAGGGCTTTGGAGCACATGTATGGGACTATTTAACAACGGTCGATCATAAAAAGATCGCTATCATGTATTTAGCAGCCGGTACTCTGTTCTTCGCAATTGCAGGATTTGAAGCGTTACTGATGCGTATTCAATTAATGTTCCCTGAAAGTACGTTCATTTCTGCAGGCCTATTTAACGAACTATTAACAATGCACGGCACAACGATGCTATTCTTAGCAGCAACACCAATAATATTTGCCTTTATGAATGCGGTCGTACCACTTCAAATTGGTGCACGCGACGTTGCATTCCCGTTCTTAAACTCATTAGGATTTTGGCTGTTCTTTATTGGTGCCGTATTCCTTCACCTATCATTCTTTTTAGGTGGAGCACCTGATGCAGGTTGGACTTCATATGCATCATTATCTTTATATTCACCGGGCCATGGTATCGATTTCTATATTCTTGGTCTGCAAATCTCGGGTGCAGGTACGCTGATTTCAGGTATCAACTTCATCGTAACAATTATTACGATGCGTGCACCGGGTATGACGTTCATGCGTATGCCTTTATTCACTTGGACGACTTTAGTAGCAAGTTCACTAATTTTATTCGCATTCCCTCCGCTTACTGGCGGACTGTTCTTAATGTTGGTTGACCGTATGTTTGGGGCAAACTTCTTTGATCATACAATGGGTGGTAATACAATTATTTGGGAGCACTTATTCTGGATTTTCGGTCACCCTGAAGTATACATTTTAGTATTGCCGGCATTCGGTTTATTCTCGGAAATTATTCCGGTTTTCGCTCGTAAACGTTTATTCGGATACTCTTCAATGGTATTCGCTACGATTTTAATCGGTTTCCTAGGGTTCATGGTATGGGCTCACCATATGTTCACAGTTGGTTTAGGTGCTACTGCGAACGCAATTTTCGCTGTTGCTACAATGGCGATCGCTGTTCCGACAGGGATGAAAGTATTCAACTGGATTCTTACAATTTGGGGCGGTTCGATTAAAGTTACAGTACCAATGCTTTATGCACTTGGATTTATCCCGTCATTCGTTGCTGGTGGGGTTACAGGGGTAATGCAGGCAACTGCACCACTTGACTATCAGCTGCATGATTCTTACTTTATCGTTGCTCACTTCCACTACGTAATTGTAGGTGGTATCGTAACAGGTTTATTCGGTTCAGCGCATTTCTACTGGCCGATTATGTTCAACCGTGCACTCAACCCTAAACTGGGAATGATTACTTTCTGGATGTTCTTTATCGGGTTCCACTTAACATTCTTCATCCAGCATTTCCTAGGATTAATGGGTATGCCTCGTCGTGTATTCACTTACATGGAAGGTCAAGGTTGGGATTTATTCAACTTTATCTCGTCAATCGGTGCTATTATGATGGGAATCGGGGTAGTATTATTAGTAATCGATGCAATATTATCGATCAAATCAGAACCGGTTAACCGCCGTGATTACTGGGGCGATGGTCGTTCACTTGAGTGGGCGCTTGAAACACCGCTGCCATTCTATAACTTTAAACAAACACCACTTATTCGTGGTTATGACCCTTACTGGATTGAAAAAGAAGAGGGCAACAAAGAAGGTATGGTGTATGCTGAGCCGTTAGGTGAAATCCATATGCCAAACAATTCAATTTTGCCGTTCATTATGTCAATCGGAATGATGATTGCCGCATTTGGTGCTCTATACAGCCCGTGGGGAGATCAGGTACAGGCTGGTACAGCTACTGGAACAACTCCCGCAATCTCATTAGCATTGATTATTGGTGGTCTTGGATTAACAATTGCATGTATGATCATCCGTTCGTTCAAAGACGATTTAGGATTCCATGTAACAGTTCCGGAAATTGAACAAGTGGAAGCGGATTTAGCTCACTACCGTGCAACAGGTAATAAAGGGGGTATCAAGTAATGGATCTTAATCAAAAATTTACTCCACAAACTTGGCCGAAACACCCTGAACAAGCTACTCTGGAAGGGAAAAACAAGTTAGTTGGACTTTGGATTTTCCTGGCATCGGATACAGTATTATTCGCGAGTGTATTTGCTACATATATCGCGCTTAAAGATAGCGGTCCGGCAGGGATGGAATTCGCAGCTAAGGATCTTTATGAATTACCGTTGGCGTTTGTGATGACAATGTTATTATTAACATCTTCATTAACTTCCGTATATGCGATGTACCATATGAGAAACTTTAACTATTCCGGTGTCCGTACTTGGATGGGAATTACAGTTTTATTAGGCTTAGGTTTCCTTGCACTGGAAATCTATGAATTCCAGCACTATGTACACATCGGGTTTGGTTATACACAATCGGCATTCTCTTCTGCGTTCTTTACGCTCGTAGGGATGCACGGTTTACACGTTATTATCGGTTTAGTCTGGATTACGGGATTAATCATCCGCAATAGTAGCCGTGGATTGAACTTATACAACGCGCCGAAGTTCTTTGCAGCTTCACTGTACTGGCACTTCATTGACGTTGTATGGGTATTCATTTTCACAGTAGTCTATCTGATGGGAGTGGTTGGATAAAATGGGACACGAAACTCATGTAGAAGTACGTACTCAGGCACAATTCGAATATGACAGAGAACATGCCAAAGCGCATATGCGTAAACAAGTAGTAAACTTTGCGATCATGATTTTCCTGACTTTTATCGCATTTGCCGCTGTACTGGCTGATTTTGCTCCGACATTTATCATTCCGATTATTTTATTATTGGCTGGAGTACAAGTAGTACTGCAACTTTATGCTTTTATGCACTTGGAAGATCGCACAACCCATATGGTTGGTGTAATTGAGTTCTTCATCTGGAGTGCAGCCTTCATCGCGTTCACGTTCTTCCTGGCGTTTACGACAATTATCTGGTGGGGGAACTAATCGCATAACAATTGACGTCCTTAGCAAATGCTGGGGACGTTTTTTGTTTTTTTAACAGGGATAGATTTACATACATTAAAATCAGGTAGCATATTCGGGTTAAACGGGGCTTGAAGGAGAGGAGAAGGAAAACTTTGGCTTCATTGTAAGTAATGGATAATCTAACCTGTATATAATATATATGTTTGATTCAAGCAATTGTCATAGTTCTTTCATTGATGTTGGGGAAATTGCCATCTATAATAAAGTGATAGTACAATTAGTGATTTTTATCTACCACTAAAATAGAAGCAACACTAGCTGAAGCCGTCACGTCCTGTGACAACGACAAAGCTTGTGTGACCAACATCGTGTTTATCCGAACCAATCCGGCTTTTACTACCCGCTAATGCGGGATAAAATTACTGATGTTTAAAGGAGCATGGTCATATGCCAATAAGTATATTCGGTTTTCAAGCATTATGGAGCCCATATTTATTCGGGTGTTTACTACTTGTAACGGCGTTCTATTTTTTACTGACTGTTACATGGCGAGAGAAGTTTAAATTGAGTGAACCGTTAAAAAAGAGTGAAGCAGCTTATTTTGTATTAGGAATCATTTCTTTTTATATAATTAAAGGATCTCCAATTGATTTGCTTGGTCATATTATGTTTACGATGCATATGACGCAAATGGCGTTTTTACTATTATTAGTGCCGATATTCTTTATTAAAGGAATTCCTTGGTGGGTTTGGAAAGTAGTTGTGGAAGCACCGGTTATGCGAACAATTTTTAAGATTTTCACAAAACCGCTCGTTTCTATCATCGTCTTTATTGGCTTATTTTCGGTCTATCATTTACCATCTGTATTTGACACGATTAAATTAAACGAAATATACCACCTGGCATATACAGCGCTTCTGTTTATTTCTGCTATTTTTATGTATTGGCCATTATTGAATAATGTTGATGGACAGCATGAAATGAAGAATATGAATAAATTGGCGTATATTGCATCGAATGCCGTGTTAATCACACCAGCTTGTGCGCTTATTATATTTGCTTCGAACCCGATGTACGGTACATACAGTGATAGTGATATGTGGCTGAAGGCGATGGAATTATGTGTTCCTTCCTCTACATTATCAGGGCTTACATTATCTGGTCCGGAGTTGTTCTCAAGCATGGATTTATTGAGCGATCAGCAAGTCGGTGGAGTTTTGATGAAAATCATTCAGGAAATTATATTCGGCGTTATTTTATTTAAAATTTTCCGTAAGTGGTGGAATACAGAGCGTTCGAATCAGCAGGAAATTACAGATAATGCTTTAAAAGAATTTCAAAACAGAACACAGTACTAAATAGAGATATTAAACTGTGTAAAAATGGAGCAATCAACATACTGATGTTGTTCATATTGATTATTAAGTAAGAATGGAGATTTGCAAATGAATTTACCTATATTACCCACAATAAGCACGACGTTTATTGTCCTTAGTGCAGTGCTCGTAGCGATTGGCTGGGTATTGATCGCAAAGAAAAATGTGGAAGCACATCGGAAAGTAATGCTGGCAGCTGGTGTTTCGGCATTGGCATTCTTTATTATTTATGTATCACGTACTGTGTTCATCGGCAATACGGCCTTCGGTGGACCGGATGAGCTGAAAATATATTACACAATCTTTTTAGTTTTCCATATTACATTAGCGACAGTGGGTGCAGTATTTGGTCTGACAAGTATAATTTCAGGTCTTAAATCCAATCTGAAATTACACCGCAAAATTGGTGCGATTACAAGTATTATCTGGTTCTTCGTAGCGATTACGGGAGTTATTGTATATTCACTGCTTTATGTTATTTATGAAGGCGGCGAAACGACATCCGTTTTTAAGGCAATTTTAGGATTTTAAGTTTGAAGGCTTCCTATATTTTAATATAGGGAGCTTTTTTGGCAAATTAAAAAAGCTGGGTTGGGTTGCCAGCTTTTAAAGGGATTAAATACCGTATGCTGATAGCTCTCGGCGAACATCTGCCAGTACTTTTTCACATTCTTTTACAAGATGTCCCGGGAATACCTCATCTGTGTATTCAACACCGTGTGGATAATAGTATTTTCCAATTGCAGGTTTGTTGATATTTAAAGTTGCATTATGTGCACCTACATCACCTGATACTGCATTACAAAAAACACGTAAATAAAAACGACCTTCACGTACATCATAGCAGCGGTCAAATGTCATTCGGTCATAGTCCCAAGCACCGTGGCACTCTAAACCGAATTTGCCCATTACTGTCGTTAAAACTTCTTGATCAACTTTAACATGTTCGAGTTGTGTGTTTTCAAAATACATTTCTTTATCCTCCCTTTGCCTATCGTACATAAGTTTACGGTCAATTCTAATAATAGAACAAAATGGTAATTGATGCAATGACAACATTGTGTCATAGAGTCCATAATTGGTATAATTATACTACCTAAAATAATGGTGGAGGATTTTAATGAAAGTTTTATTTCGCATATTAATTATTGCAACTTGCATCGGGATTGTCGTTTATTATTCAAATGAAGAGACCTCTCAAACGGAATTACTTGAAGGTCCGCCGAGTATTACGAAACCGGTAGTCGAACCCGAACCTGCCATACCGGCTGAACAGTATCTTCCACGACCTGCTACAGGTATTTCAACATTAATAGGAAAAACATCTAAGGAAGTATTGGAAACCTACAGTACTCCGAAGCGAATCGATCCATCGGAATATGGGTATGAATGGTGGATTTATGATACAGACAATGGACTGTTGATGGTGAGTATGAAGGAAGATCGAGTAAATCAGATTTATACAAATAATAGTAAATTTGATATAGCACCGTTTATAATCGGAGAGCCATTGGACGATATTTACCGTTCGACAGTATTGGGGCAGGAAATAACGGTGGAGCTCGAGGATAATATTTATATTTTTGCAATGAATGAACAAGATTTACATAATCGTATTTTAGTAAAATATGAGAATCTGTATGCGCAATTATACATAGATGATGAAACGAACCAATTATACAGTGTCCGTTTTCTGGATGGGGAAACACTCGTATTGCATAAGCCGTATGAAATGCAATTTATAGGGGAGCTTTATGAAGCGAGTACTCCTTCCAGCTATATACAAATTGATATTAATTTGGCGAACAGGAGACAGTTGACGGATTTGGCCAATTCCCTGCGTATGCAATATGGTTTGCCAGCCTTACTCCCTTCTGATACGCTCGCTTCGTTGGCGGATTATAATAGTGAACATATGTTTTTGGAAATGATGGATTCTCAAGTGACTGATGATGATTATAAGATTGAAGACCATTTGAATGAAATGCAGCAGAGTTATGAGCGGCGTGGTATCAATGTGGCAACAAACTATAAAGATGCCATAGAGGTAATTCATGGCTGGATGAACTCGAAAGAACATCGGACATTGCTTACAGATGAGGAATTTACGCATATCGGTTCCGGGGCTTTCATGAATTACTATACACAGCTGTACGTGAAACAAAAATAAAAATAAATTAAAAATTAACGCTGCGATATGTAGCGTTTTTTTTTTGTCTTCATAAAGTATGGTAAGGAGTGAAACTGTGCAAATTGGAGAATTGATCAAAGATTGGCCGTGCACTATGAAGGGCTCCATTAGAGTAGAAATAAAACGAGTGGAAGACGATGCGAACCTTATTCAGCCTGGAGATGCTTTTATCGCCAGGAAGGGAAAGAAATCGAATGGTATTTCGTATATTGATAGCGCTTTGGAAAAAGGCGCAGCAGCAATTGTGGTAGATGATGAAAATTACTTTAATGAAGCCGATTTACCTGTACCGATTATTTGGGTACCGAATTGTTTAAGTTTTATCGCCTATGCGAGTGCAAAAATTTATAATTTTCCCGCAGAAGCATTAACCGTGATTGCAGTAACAGGCACAAACGGCAAAACAACTGTTACGCATTTTATCGGACAAATTTTAAACCAATTGGATCAGCGGACTATGGTAATCGGTACGAACGGTGTTTTTATCGACCGTGAAAAATGTTATCCGGAAATGGAAGCATTGACAACATTACAGGCGAAAAATATTCAATTTTTGTTTAAAGAAGCAATCCGCCTTGATGTACCTTACGTTGTTCTGGAAGCTTCGTCCATTGGTCTGGAAAAACACCGTCTGGATCATTGCGATATTGATATCGGTATTTTCTTGAATGTAACAGAAGATCATATTGAAGACCATGGCAGTTTTGAACGCTACAAACTATCAAAGCAGATTTTATCGACCTTGGCGA belongs to Solibacillus sp. FSL W7-1436 and includes:
- a CDS encoding COX15/CtaA family protein, whose product is MQKKYYRFLKWFAVLSTLGMLLILQGGALVTKTDSGLGCGRNWPDCNGSLIPKEITTEVLIEFSHRLVTGSVSIFILILVIWTWRALGHIREVKLLGFLALFFLALQALIGAAQVLWGQGDFILALHFGISLISFAAVLLLTLIVFEVDKKFDADRLYMSRKLKIHTICVTLYSYIVVYTGALVRHTEASLVCPDWPFCRNDQPMTMPYNMYEWVQMGHRFAVLIFVIWIAYIAIHVIRNYKNQRIIFWGWTIALSLVILQVIAGMLVVLLKLHLFVSLMHSLLITLLFGLLCYLIMLVSRSK
- the coxB gene encoding cytochrome c oxidase subunit II; translation: MMKGLKKWRLFSLLTVMTVFLSACGEEYISTLRPSGQVGKEQLNILYLSIAIMALVVIVVSTIYLVAFFKFRRSKVGEDHMPKQVEGSHTLEVIWTVIPIILLLVLAVPTLHYTYKFSNVAAMDEVDESGNNTALTVNVTAKLYWWEFEYPNQGIITAQELVVPTGEKVYFNLIASDVKHSFWIPAIGGKMDTNVDGINKFYLQFDRESAGLNDGEGVFYGKCAELCGPSHALMDFKVKALEPDAFDAWVTAMQATEGATADKESSDLGEATFANSCLGCHAVSGVAGNGLGPNLTTFGDRNRVAGFMEHTVENTTEWIVDPEPYKPGNTMTGKYDVTREEAQAIAEYLMTLSVEK
- a CDS encoding cytochrome c oxidase subunit I encodes the protein MSSVTQKKGFGAHVWDYLTTVDHKKIAIMYLAAGTLFFAIAGFEALLMRIQLMFPESTFISAGLFNELLTMHGTTMLFLAATPIIFAFMNAVVPLQIGARDVAFPFLNSLGFWLFFIGAVFLHLSFFLGGAPDAGWTSYASLSLYSPGHGIDFYILGLQISGAGTLISGINFIVTIITMRAPGMTFMRMPLFTWTTLVASSLILFAFPPLTGGLFLMLVDRMFGANFFDHTMGGNTIIWEHLFWIFGHPEVYILVLPAFGLFSEIIPVFARKRLFGYSSMVFATILIGFLGFMVWAHHMFTVGLGATANAIFAVATMAIAVPTGMKVFNWILTIWGGSIKVTVPMLYALGFIPSFVAGGVTGVMQATAPLDYQLHDSYFIVAHFHYVIVGGIVTGLFGSAHFYWPIMFNRALNPKLGMITFWMFFIGFHLTFFIQHFLGLMGMPRRVFTYMEGQGWDLFNFISSIGAIMMGIGVVLLVIDAILSIKSEPVNRRDYWGDGRSLEWALETPLPFYNFKQTPLIRGYDPYWIEKEEGNKEGMVYAEPLGEIHMPNNSILPFIMSIGMMIAAFGALYSPWGDQVQAGTATGTTPAISLALIIGGLGLTIACMIIRSFKDDLGFHVTVPEIEQVEADLAHYRATGNKGGIK
- a CDS encoding cytochrome (ubi)quinol oxidase subunit III is translated as MDLNQKFTPQTWPKHPEQATLEGKNKLVGLWIFLASDTVLFASVFATYIALKDSGPAGMEFAAKDLYELPLAFVMTMLLLTSSLTSVYAMYHMRNFNYSGVRTWMGITVLLGLGFLALEIYEFQHYVHIGFGYTQSAFSSAFFTLVGMHGLHVIIGLVWITGLIIRNSSRGLNLYNAPKFFAASLYWHFIDVVWVFIFTVVYLMGVVG
- a CDS encoding cytochrome C oxidase subunit IV family protein translates to MGHETHVEVRTQAQFEYDREHAKAHMRKQVVNFAIMIFLTFIAFAAVLADFAPTFIIPIILLLAGVQVVLQLYAFMHLEDRTTHMVGVIEFFIWSAAFIAFTFFLAFTTIIWWGN
- the ctaG gene encoding cytochrome c oxidase assembly factor CtaG, producing the protein MPISIFGFQALWSPYLFGCLLLVTAFYFLLTVTWREKFKLSEPLKKSEAAYFVLGIISFYIIKGSPIDLLGHIMFTMHMTQMAFLLLLVPIFFIKGIPWWVWKVVVEAPVMRTIFKIFTKPLVSIIVFIGLFSVYHLPSVFDTIKLNEIYHLAYTALLFISAIFMYWPLLNNVDGQHEMKNMNKLAYIASNAVLITPACALIIFASNPMYGTYSDSDMWLKAMELCVPSSTLSGLTLSGPELFSSMDLLSDQQVGGVLMKIIQEIIFGVILFKIFRKWWNTERSNQQEITDNALKEFQNRTQY
- a CDS encoding DUF420 domain-containing protein → MNLPILPTISTTFIVLSAVLVAIGWVLIAKKNVEAHRKVMLAAGVSALAFFIIYVSRTVFIGNTAFGGPDELKIYYTIFLVFHITLATVGAVFGLTSIISGLKSNLKLHRKIGAITSIIWFFVAITGVIVYSLLYVIYEGGETTSVFKAILGF
- a CDS encoding YugN family protein encodes the protein MYFENTQLEHVKVDQEVLTTVMGKFGLECHGAWDYDRMTFDRCYDVREGRFYLRVFCNAVSGDVGAHNATLNINKPAIGKYYYPHGVEYTDEVFPGHLVKECEKVLADVRRELSAYGI
- a CDS encoding CAP domain-containing protein, whose translation is MKVLFRILIIATCIGIVVYYSNEETSQTELLEGPPSITKPVVEPEPAIPAEQYLPRPATGISTLIGKTSKEVLETYSTPKRIDPSEYGYEWWIYDTDNGLLMVSMKEDRVNQIYTNNSKFDIAPFIIGEPLDDIYRSTVLGQEITVELEDNIYIFAMNEQDLHNRILVKYENLYAQLYIDDETNQLYSVRFLDGETLVLHKPYEMQFIGELYEASTPSSYIQIDINLANRRQLTDLANSLRMQYGLPALLPSDTLASLADYNSEHMFLEMMDSQVTDDDYKIEDHLNEMQQSYERRGINVATNYKDAIEVIHGWMNSKEHRTLLTDEEFTHIGSGAFMNYYTQLYVKQK